The genomic interval ATCCCTACCCCTCCATGTAGAATAACTGCATGAAGGATCAACCCATCACCTGAGCTTCTATACGGCACATTTCTGGAACACATTTTAGATGGACCCTCTGACATCTAGATCCCTACTCTAACCTGTGTAGCTCACTCTAGATGAGGTCACTCTCTTCTAGTCATAATCTCAGTAGGACAGTGAGGCTTATAAACACTCATCTCTCATCTTGTCTGCAGCTGTATGTACTAGAGTTGAGTGCACTACTAATCCAGTGAAGGGACACATTTAACTGGCTTCAGTGTCTGTTTCCATCCAGGCTTGAAAACATGCATTAGTGCCTCCAATGACTGTGAAGACAGATCTGTACCTGCATGGCAGAgtaggggagggagacagggagtgaggagaagagggagagagaggaaggaaggacgtAGCCAGGGGCTGAGGGCAGGAGACGGCTGAGGCCAGATGGGCATAATTCAAGCTCAATCGAGGCTCAACATACCAGGCAGTAGGCAAGAGGCGTACACCTTGAATAAAGACCTACTCTTTACCCAGGCAGCCAGCAAGGCAGCTAGCCAGCCTCAGGGACAGAGCCAGCTGGAGCATACACCCTCAACAGCTGCAGTGGCAGATGGGCCTGCCAGGCTCCAACCTGAATGAGCTGAACCCTACTCTCTCGTCGGTGTTGGGAAGGAGTAGGCAAAGTACAGGCCGGCTAAAGCCTTTGTCGCACTACTATATATAAGCTCTGATACCATTATTACCAGGCATTCTATTATAGGATTCTCAGAAGGAATGATATCTGATGTTAAAGAATCTACTCGAGCTGTGAGCATGAGATGCTATCAGTATGCTACCTGGTCAGACAGGTATCGGTGGGTTGTAAGAAGAGAGCGTCGGGAATGATTGTTATGCTGTGTCATTGCGTGTTGCACAAGGCTGCAACTGTGTCCGTTTCAAGTGGCAACTAGTGAATCATGTGATACAAAACAAAAGGGCTGCAATGCAATGTATCATAGGTGAAGGAGTTGAACAGAAGGGGTGCAAATGACTTGATTGGAGTTTAAACAGTTGTAGTCCTTTACTTTCTTTAAAGCATTAAAGCTACGTTAACAAATTGAGGTTCGGTGCGTAAGGCTGACATAATCCCTATTTATCAGGGTTAAGTCCTGACTAGCACGTGGAAAAAATGATCTAGGCTAAATATTGAGCTCATGGCATCCACCTCGACTTTACAAGTACATTCCTAGATGACGCACTTGCTGGATTCCCTCCAGGCGGGGTCAGGTAGCTCTCTCTCCCATACACAATGCTTTACAAGGAAGTTAGGTCAGTTAATAGGTCTGTGAATAACTACTGTAGCACAGTGACATCGGGGCCAGCATTCAAaaagcttctcagagtaggagtgtggatctaggatcagttttgtctttcaaataataatgaataagattatatggatagggatgacctgatcctagatcagcactctaaCTCTCAGATGCTTTATGTATACGGGCCCAGGGCCTCCATGTCAATGAAATCCTTTTCATTATGACCTAAAAGAcacagctgatcctagatcagcactcctaatcTGACATGCTTTATTCGTGAATATGGGCCTGGGACACCAACCTGCTGTATGGTCCTGGAGTCCTTGGGAGCGCTCTCTCTAGCGGGGACTTTCCCAAACAGCTTCCAACCAGGGACATTCTGAGACGGACCCTTCGGCTCTCTCTGCTTCTTGGGAAATAAACTCCTGACCAGACAGAAAAGCCAGGGCAAATGAGTGGGCAATTTTTAATGATGACACACTTATTTTATTCCCCCCTGTCAGCTAAACGGTTTTGATGAGTCGACGTACTGAGAAATCAGGGTTATTAGTGTCTCTCTGAATCATTTCCTAGATCGAACAAAAGTCATACTGATATGGTCAGTTCAGTTGACACTGAAGGAGGGATACGCTGCCACTCTTATTTAATCAACTGGATCAATTTCACCTGATCCTATGTGGGATCATAAACCTAAGGGTTAACACTTTACATGAAACTATGCTCAAAAGGGTTTACAAAGGAGTTATAAGTAGTTCATCAActgttaattactatattatagcaatcaatcaatcaaatgtattttataaagcccttcttacatcagctgatgtcacaaaagtATAGCTACCAATCACGTTCTAAGTATTTATTAGAGACGTATAAACTATCTATGGACCAATAATTAAGTGTTTCGCAATCAATTTGCACCTACTGTAAAGTGTAACAACCTAGGGGATGTCCGTGTGTGGGAACACCATCACTACAGTATTCACCGCAGCTGGCTCCATTTCCACCAGGTCTCTGCCTGCTCTAAATGTTGAATGAGACAGAGGCCTAGTTCTAGCTCTGGCTTTGTTCATTATGTCCCGGTGTGCTGTTACAATACCAATACACCGTTTCGTAGGCGAGCAAGATTAATGGCAGTGACTGCTGTTTTAAAGGGTTTAAATTGCatcgataacatggctatacagagTATTAATGATGTAAAGCGAAGTATGCACACTGTGACAAAGTTCCTACCTCTCGtccttgcaacaacaaaaaaatgcactcGTCACCATGCAAATAATCTCAGCCAACAAATACAACAACTCATTTACCTGCCAAAATACTCAGCAATGCCGGGTCTTTTGGACTGTAAAGCCAGTTCTGAGGGGTCTACCGAGACTACACTCAGGCCCTCTGGTATATCCCCTGGGGCGGACTGACGTCTGCTGGACTCAAAGGTGTTCCTGGAGCTCAGACTGACGTCCATGAACCTGAGGTCACTGTGGCCCTGGGCCCCCAGCTCCGCGAAGGTCTCCCCATCCTCATCCCCTGGACTGAGAATGGTGGAGGAGTCATAGCTCAGACTGTTGGGCACAGTCCTGGTCCTGAGGGCCTGGGGTCTGGAAGAAAGATCATCTCCTAGGTGACCAGATGCTGAAGGTTCCTCTCCCTGAATGGTGTCTGGTTTAGCACTGACCCTACATGGGTCTTTCGTTGGTGCTGGGCTTGATGGTAAACCCTGAGAGGTGAGATTTGATGTAGCACCTGCTACGCTAGCTTGTGTCCTAGGCTGGGCCCCGGCTCCGTCGGGTTCCACTCTGATTTTGCAGGATTCGGGATGTCCCTCCCTTGCACTCATTGCAATTGAGGAGGGTTTTTCACACTGTGTGTTAGAGAGACATGTTGCGGCACCATCCGAAATAATTGTTACCACTGTCTCTGTGTGCAACTTGGCGCTGCTGTGTCCTATAAATAATCCACCATTTGCCATTTTGGCCTCCTTGTCAGGGGTCATACTCCAGTTAATCGGTGGCCTAATAACAGCATCACTGCTGAGGGTGCTCTGAATAACACTGTCTGTGTCCCAATTCGAGAGCCCCTCTGGAACAGTCTGGGAGGCAGCTGTGCAGCTCAGTTCAAGCTGTCCATTGCAGGAGTGTGTCAATGACTCTACAGTCTCAGCTGCTGTCACAAAGTTCAATGGCGGATGACAGGCATCTACTTCTTCTGCAGAGGATTCCTTGTTCTTCTCTGCCAGTGAAATCCCCTGGAGAGCATTCCCGTCCATTTCCTCTCGATTCACCGCAGCGATAGCAGAGGAGTTCCCTGCCTTGGCGCCTACCATTGTTGACCCAGTAAACCCGTTTGTAGCGGAGTCACAACCTGGCTCAGAAATAACACAATTGCTTACAATGCCACCGGATGGACTGTCAGTAACTAAACCCGTGGAACCGCCAATATCCTCTCCTGCTTCACCCGACTCCCTGCTGTCACTGCAACCCGTTTCATCCCTGCTGACATGTTTAGAGATACGAGCTGCCGCTTCGGCGGTACCGTGAGACAGCGGCTCGGTGACACATGTGCTGCTGGTCCCCTTTTCGTTCACATCAACACAGAAAGCCGGTGGAGAAGAGACATTATATGCCTTTTCCATGTCATTCACATTCCCCACACCACCGCTCCATAACAAAAACGCTGTGGTAGCTGGTTCAGCTTTGCTTGCGCTTTCCCCGTTTTTCCTTGTCTAGCTATTATGCCTATCATGATCTCAGAGAGTATCGCTCATTACAGAATGACGCAAATCAAAATACGGTTGCTATTCCGAGCGACGGCGGCACAAAAAGGGGGAATATCAGTCGCCTGGTCGTGTATAATTTTTGTTATTAGAAAAACCGGCAGCCGCCCCCATTTGGGCGGTGAGCAGGAGCCATTTTGAGATTCCAATGACGTAGAAGGGGAGAGCAAATCACCAGCCACGCAGACGGAAAATATGGGATGAGGGGACATCTGCTGTCCATACGGAGCTATAACACGCCTGGTTTATCCGAcactagtttttttttt from Salmo salar chromosome ssa28, Ssal_v3.1, whole genome shotgun sequence carries:
- the LOC106589376 gene encoding TBC1 domain family member 12 isoform X1 translates to MEKAYNVSSPPAFCVDVNEKGTSSTCVTEPLSHGTAEAAARISKHVSRDETGCSDSRESGEAGEDIGGSTGLVTDSPSGGIVSNCVISEPGCDSATNGFTGSTMVGAKAGNSSAIAAVNREEMDGNALQGISLAEKNKESSAEEVDACHPPLNFVTAAETVESLTHSCNGQLELSCTAASQTVPEGLSNWDTDSVIQSTLSSDAVIRPPINWSMTPDKEAKMANGGLFIGHSSAKLHTETVVTIISDGAATCLSNTQCEKPSSIAMSAREGHPESCKIRVEPDGAGAQPRTQASVAGATSNLTSQGLPSSPAPTKDPCRVSAKPDTIQGEEPSASGHLGDDLSSRPQALRTRTVPNSLSYDSSTILSPGDEDGETFAELGAQGHSDLRFMDVSLSSRNTFESSRRQSAPGDIPEGLSVVSVDPSELALQSKRPGIAEYFGRSLFPKKQREPKGPSQNVPGWKLFGKVPARESAPKDSRTIQQESIPDGLTSVSTPNLLSAGEFEARVGKAGPGGTSAGTSPTQPQQGRRKNLDFEPLSTTALILEDRPANLPAKSVEEAQRHRQEYDEMVAEAKKRELKEAQRKRKEMKERFKQEESIANAMVVWNNDILPNWENTRNTRRVRELWWQGLPPNVRGKVWSLAIGNELNITPELYEIFLSRAKERWRSFSETGSETEADDGASVADRESSLDLIKLDISRTFPPLFIFQKGGPYHDLLHSVLGAYTCYRPDVGYVQGMSFIAAVLILNLEEADAFIAFANLLNKPCQLAFFRVDHDLMLKYFAAFEVFFEENLPRLFNHFQSSNLTPDLYLIDWIFTLYSKSLPLDVACRVWDVFCRDGEEFLFRTGLGILRLYEDVLLQMDFIRSAQFLTRLPEDIGSDRLFACIAAAPMLNGNRKWSQVFHALMKDNKDMDRNCNPALKSL
- the LOC106589376 gene encoding TBC1 domain family member 12 isoform X2, with amino-acid sequence MEKAYNVSSPPAFCVDVNEKGTSSTCVTEPLSHGTAEAAARISKHVSRDETGCSDSRESGEAGEDIGGSTGLVTDSPSGGIVSNCVISEPGCDSATNGFTGSTMVGAKAGNSSAIAAVNREEMDGNALQGISLAEKNKESSAEEVDACHPPLNFVTAAETVESLTHSCNGQLELSCTAASQTVPEGLSNWDTDSVIQSTLSSDAVIRPPINWSMTPDKEAKMANGGLFIGHSSAKLHTETVVTIISDGAATCLSNTQCEKPSSIAMSAREGHPESCKIRVEPDGAGAQPRTQASVAGATSNLTSQGLPSSPAPTKDPCRVSAKPDTIQGEEPSASGHLGDDLSSRPQALRTRTVPNSLSYDSSTILSPGDEDGETFAELGAQGHSDLRFMDVSLSSRNTFESSRRQSAPGDIPEGLSVVSVDPSELALQSKRPGIAEYFGRSLFPKKQREPKGPSQNVPGWKLFGKVPARESAPKDSRTIQQEFEARVGKAGPGGTSAGTSPTQPQQGRRKNLDFEPLSTTALILEDRPANLPAKSVEEAQRHRQEYDEMVAEAKKRELKEAQRKRKEMKERFKQEESIANAMVVWNNDILPNWENTRNTRRVRELWWQGLPPNVRGKVWSLAIGNELNITPELYEIFLSRAKERWRSFSETGSETEADDGASVADRESSLDLIKLDISRTFPPLFIFQKGGPYHDLLHSVLGAYTCYRPDVGYVQGMSFIAAVLILNLEEADAFIAFANLLNKPCQLAFFRVDHDLMLKYFAAFEVFFEENLPRLFNHFQSSNLTPDLYLIDWIFTLYSKSLPLDVACRVWDVFCRDGEEFLFRTGLGILRLYEDVLLQMDFIRSAQFLTRLPEDIGSDRLFACIAAAPMLNGNRKWSQVFHALMKDNKDMDRNCNPALKSL